The following DNA comes from Labrus mixtus chromosome 8, fLabMix1.1, whole genome shotgun sequence.
gaaataaaattagCTGCTAccaatagtcactggatatgctaatgctaatctgTGGATATTATTGGCAGGCTGGTTGAGCTCTAATTTTTATCTGAGAaaaatcacctgaagaagacctctggtcactggattaaaaccagaaaaaaatattttttcttttcatggggACTTCTAGGGTATCAAATGTCAGTCATTTTTCTTAACCAATAGTTGAACGACTTAACAATCAATAATCGATTAATCATTAATAATTAATGAGCCACACATGCAtgtctttttctcagtttatgttttattgaaacCATTTTAGCACCACAGTAGTTACTTttaacattaattcattaaataaaatcagtttgaactaataaaacaacatggctttctctcttttaaacGTATGACtgtccttatttatttatttaacaaagcaaTACCAATCGGGCGCTACTGCAGTTTCTAGACTAACAAGGCTGAGCTAATGaaactcctttttaaaatcaacataaagttctgtattaaagtgaaataaaaccatttgaGCCTCTTCACAATACACTGAATTATTCTGCTTTGTAGGTAAATTAGCATATTGACACGTTCAGGAGTGAGTTGAGAGTGCATGTCTCTGCTTATCATAATATATGTACGGCCTAGTGGGGTTTTTATTTAGACAGATGAGCACATCTAAGTGATCAGTCGTGAGTCGTGTGCACAGTCTACTCACagtggccctcacttatcaatctggtgtagaaaccagcgcagatttgggtgtagaaatcatGTCAGTCCACGTGGGACCTATGAAACGTGCGTATCTGGCTGATCACATCGTACGCAAGACCGGGTGTTGATAAGTGTGGCGACTGGAAACGatcgtcatttaaataccacgcccTACGTTGAATACAGGAACAGAACTCAAGAGGAAGAGATGTTGAAACTGGAATGTTCTTCTGGATGACTTTGTCAATCATTGGATCATCGACCTCATTgtcaactttgtgtttattttccatgaCTAAAGCTGACACCAGTTGACATACAATAAGTCTGAGCTTTCCTGGGCATGGGATTACAGCTCAGTGTATCATTTGCAGCTCTGGTGATATTATCTGTGCTTAAAACATCAAAGCTTAATGTAAAAAGGCATATGTAAccctgacacctagtgtttaaaatgggtactgcagtctaaattctaaacattgtagagcgctgtctccccccctctctagagtcgatgctcacacaggtttccatgtggtggacactgaagcttcagtgtttatccagctctgcatgggtctgtaaacctttctgtgttctaacctctctccatttttcaaaaacatctccaatattgatcctagtttgagcacgtttctgctcgtggagcttattagaaacatgcagaggctttttaggtcgggtacaatcacttctatctgaaccacttctcttgcccgcttccatcgctgcaacacctgttgacctgataactgctctcatatctggcaaaccgaggggtgtccaaaacggccgtgtggggtgtcttaaaaccgtctaccttctctggtccaaacaaatccattcaggaccagaatctaaagttagaaggaggacatactgactgctgcattgttgtcagagaagccagcacttcaacatagcatgtttccttaatgtctgatcatatagtaaggtacctttaaCATTTCATTCAGGAGATATTGtacagattggacctttattgagttgcatgatgggaaatgaaGGATTCAGAGTCGGCACCGGAACTCAATCTTAACCCCTACTTTGTGAAAGTGTGACAATGAAGTGTTATCAACCCGCTTCAAAGTAATTATTTAGCACACTATCAATGTAACTGGTATTCAAAACTAAAAGATGTTTGAATCCATatacctcacttcctgtttccctttgaggtttcatttcagtttcttgTCAAGCTGAGAGGGGATGGTCACCACATGTGACTGCTCCAGACCTCATCAGACAAACATGATATTCTACTGGGGGATGACATCGCCCCCGCAGAGCAGCTGGACTGTTAATTATTAAAAACTTTCATTAAGTGATGAGGTTGCAACACGTCCACATCTTCAGGTCATACACTGACTAAACAAGGCAAAGGTTCACTGATGCATATGTTTACTCTTTAATtgttcatttctacatttactaTCATTATTAACAATTCACATTTATGAAAACGTCCTTATAGCGCCGCCTTGGTGTTTAACTGATACTGCATGTAGAGTGAGAAAAGAGAACTGGTGGTTTCAGGCTCTTGACCTCGAGGGAGGGGAAACGATCGACAGTATTTAATAAAAATTCCTGTATTCATTTCACACTGGAAAAAacatgtgaattaaaaaaaaagttacaatttGAGTTTgatgatttctgtttctgttgaacAGATTCTACAGAGATAAGCAGTAagattcatattttcatttatatttgattCATTTGCTCGGTTCAGTGTATTTTtccaacacaataacacaacatgaaatattttctcataatactcaaacactgttcatgagcaaacaggagcaggaaggacATAGTGAGATGAATACATGGGAAACTAAGTTCAGTTATTTTTCTGACCTGTGGCTAAACAGGCTAAAAGCAGAGACACATGTGTTTCCCTTTGTGCACATACATCTCtctaaaatgaacaaatgacTGAAACACTAGGAAGTCCTTTCCATGAATTTTATCGAACGGTGACAAGTTTGCAACCCTGTTAACAGCCGAGGTCCGGACCTCGCTGATATGATCGCCTCCCCTCCGTTTCATAACGTTGTTTAGCCTAATCCCTAAAGGTCctgttatcacaacaggtgagcttcgagTGGAGAGACTTTTTAGTTACTTTTAAAAaccgagagagagcagaaaacacagacaacattttaaacaccggggttatatctctcatcactgactgtctgagctccgctctgtctgactctctgcagactgttaactTAACTatgcaaactatgcagataagaCAACTGTTGCTCACGctgtgtcggtttggaaaatataaaaacagttatttcTCAACAGGATATTTGCAccgaggagaaaagaggaacaGGTCTGCATGAATTACAGCAGCACCCAACTCAGTTCTTCCCTGACTGTCGGAGTATgaggcattttcttttttcttttccaatcAGAAGTCTTTAAACACCGTTGACTTCAGTGTAGTCGATATCTCCATAATAGCACTTTTTATGTCTCTTACCCTCTTTTAACCGTTAGGATTAGGGTCCACcgagcatgtgtatgtgtgtgtttaaggccTATGTGTTTGAGAAGtctttcaacaacagagtgtaaaaccagaattccCCTCCACAgtaataaagttttaaaaaaacaacaatcgcCTAGAGACTGGCCGCCTAGAGACTGGCCGCCCAGCTCCGATTCTGACTTCTTTCCTGtaaggaaataaaaagcagaacTCCAGCAGTTTCACTCACTTAATGATATGTCAGCATTTTGTTTGGCATTACTTCACTTATTTCCTCTGAAGGTGAGACTGTGGTTCTCCACAGAGACAGTGGATTACTTCAGCATGACACCAGAGATCAGATTAAACAGCTGGTATGCTCGGTATGGGTGTCATGAAGATGTGAATCACTATGAGAGGAATTCAAGTTTTACCTTTTGAGACtgtgagtgaaaacagaaagaataaAGTACATTATGCCCATATGCTACACCAAAGACCTGCCATAGAACTGCCTCTCATTGTCCCATACTGTCAGGATCATTTAAGGAGAGAACTTGACAGACAACTCATCAAACCACAGAGACGACTTGAttcttgtctttaaaataaacacacagcagtattGTAAGGGTGCTGGGATCTGTTTACTATGACTAATAAAGAGTCCTCTTGTGTGCACCTTTTATCAGACTGATGTTGCTCGTGTCTTGTTCTGTGGTGtgctgggagagagggagcccACACAGCAgactaaaacagaaacaagctaATTAGGAAGGCCAGCTCCATCATAGGGACTAAAGGTGAATCACATTTCTAgtctagtttttaaaaacagattttctgatgtcttgtttttatgtctgaatGGTCTGTGTTCAGTTTTTATGTGGTGTCTTGACTGTGATTACAGTTGCTGCTGTGGCGTTGTGATTTCCTGCaaaggatgaataaagtatccatctatatatctctATCTGAGTGAAGACTGTTTTTAGTTTGAGGTTTCACAGCACACACTCCCTCTGAGAGCTGAAAAAGAactcatgatgatgatgaacttCTCTAAAATCTGGAACAGGGAAGTGGTTCAAACAGTTTGAAATCCCTGACAAATCTGTCGACATACCTCCACTGACTTCTTTATCAATGTGATTTCTCTCAGAGAGGAACATTAAGATCGCACTGAAGGAACGTCGGTAAACATGACGAGGACTCTGGGATTTTTGAACGAGGTAAATGATCTTCATTTTTCAgtacaaagtctgttttctaaACCACTGTCAGGATAATTTAATtgattaatatttaaatgttttaatggcaGGAAAAATAGAGAGAATAAAATATTATACCTTATTAAATTCAgatttctttcctttgtttttgtgttcgtGATTTTTTCTATTGGGTTCTGTTGTCTCTCATTTCTTTTgctatacattattattattattattattattattacattattatgaGGAAATATTCTCATAACCAGTAGAAATAGTACAAAACTAGTGCcttaaatgtttcatgtttcagtgtgtgtgtgtgtgtgtgtgtgtgtgtgtgaatttgccGTATGTGATAAGTGGTTACTTGTGCTTCTCTTTAATAACTTATATTTAAGAGGATCAGATATAAGGGTTGGTCCATGAAGATTTTAAAGTCAACATGTGACTCAAGTTCAGACACTCAAAGTTCAGCTTGAGAAAACTAAACATtcaatctctctttttctaaatCATATTCTCTTTATTTCTTACAGACATATCAGCAAACTTAAGGACTACAAATATGGATACTCTTGTAGTTTCAAGTGTGTTCTGGGGGACTTCCACTGACTCACTCTCCCACAAAAACCATCTTTATTTTCTGGTCTTCAAAGGAGGAAGTGGACACTGAATGATGATCATACAATGAGGAATCAAACTTATGAAACAAACTGGTGTGAACACAAATGATCAGAAATCTTTAAAACCAGGACTGCAGTTAAAGCAGCTCGgctgaagtgaagtgaagcagatgtgatcacaaaaaaagtgaaaaaagactttaaatatcATGGATGAGACGAAGACACAAAGTTACATCAAACATCAAGATGAAGACACAATGAAAGTGTTTCCCAGTCACTTCTGTCATGGGAACATTCAACAACGTCTGGATTTGTGgccacattttcttcatgaccatgtatctcCAATCCCTTTGAAACCACAGAagataatgtgttttataaaacGTACAGCTCAACATCTAAGGTAAGCTGAAATCTGATTGTGGGAAATGATTGGGGAGCTTTAAAAGAACCAAAGTTGTGAGAAATATCCACCCTAAGACAAAGAAGAAATTTGCAGCGTAGCGAATGCGCCACATTTACGGAGGCTGTCCTATTCCAATGAGATCATCCTTTAGAGGGGGACAGGAAGCCACACTTGTTATGGTAAAGTTCTCGTGGGTacagttatttttaaatttcttgAAGTTAAAAAGCCAAAGGCCTGTTTAGTAAACGACTAAACGACTCTGCATTGTTCCTGTTCAGCTGAAGAAATGGTAAGATTATAGGTGTTATTGAACTGTGTGAATGAACGTATGTAAACTTACCGGGGAAGCAGCATTAGCTAATAataattagcattagcatagaGTTAACGACGATAGCTGTGGTAATATACTTTATCGATCTTTTATATAACACGTCCTCACAAAGGGAGCTGCTTCATCTTGTCATTTTTAATGAGGGCAGCGTGTTTGTTGGGCTCGGTGAATTAGATTGGAGTCATATTTTTCTTGCCGATCGGACATTTTGTCATGTCGGAGGGGAAGTCCATGACATAACTTTCATTGAAGCAGTCGGTGTggaaaagtgtgttttctttagctTTTCATTCTTGGATTTGGATCTTGTGTTCATGCTTTGTAAAGTTGacttttgttctgtgtttatatttttataactGGACATTGAATTGTGTAGAGTTTAAAAAGGATAGAAGAGGTCAAAAGTTTAATCAAATAACTTCTTAATAATTTGGTAACTCTTCAGATTaatgtcacaatattcaccatttaCTAGtttttattagcatgctaattcgTAGCATACTAAGAGTTTGCCCTCAATACCTCCTAATGACTGCTCATTGATAGTAAGTTAGgcagttgttgaacatgaattaagATCTTAATGTGCTTTGCTTAGTACGGTCATTATTTCAGTCAAATTTCCCCACAATACAGTATTTTACTGTAAATCACAATAATTGTCTTGTTGTTTTATACTCAGGTTCAACCAATAAAACCTGAGGAGTCATCTACTCCGGTGAGTATGATTATTTTGTATCTTCCTTTatggatgcaaacacacacgcacgcaaacgcacacacacacacacacacacacacacacacacacacacacacactctcacattaTAAACAACTGTATTTGATACTTAATCATGAAACATTATTAAAACAGTATAAAGATATCTGTCCTCTCATTATCATATGAATCATGTTTGATCTCCTACAGGTCCAGTGTGTCGATGACCCTACTGGTTTGACTGGAGTCGTGGTGTTTGGAGAGAGAACATATCCATTACCTAATGTAAGTGTGTACATCTTCTTgaattttatgtttatttggGAATAATGGGAAGTATAAATCAAGCAAACCTTTGGCCCACACTACAGCACTTTTAGACTAAGCTCGTTTGCAAGGCCGTCCCTATTATTCAGCATTTTTCCTGTGTGCTAGAGACCCTCTGACTTTACCTCTCTGTcccctgtgctgctgcagcctctgatTGGGAACAATCAGCAGAATCATGTGGACAACTCACCCAACGTGGGAGGAGTGTTGGAGCAGCAGAGACCCTTAGGTAAATATGGATAGTTCATCTTTATAATCTATGAAATGTGTTCTACTTGTGAGTTGTATTTCTAAAATCataatttaaactgttttcagaGGAGGTTCTTCACCAGGGAGAACACTCCCATAGTGACACCACCAACAGAGGACCACAGACCAGGTACTTTCAGTCTTTAAGGTCACATACTATCCAAATGATGTAAAAGTCCTTACTCTttcttatgttacaaaagatCAAAGTGTACTTAAGTCCCTCTTGTGCTGGGagagtacctactctgaagcaggagctgaaaaggttctaggaactaaatgCTTCCTGCGgtgcagaatcaataaaaaagggggagggttcCATCAGTTCCTTGaactttgaaaatgttcctgctgtCCGAAAGCGCCTTTATATTTTATACAAACATATTATACTTGTTACAGTTTGTATATGATTATGGAACCAAAAGCACGACAAGAACACAGATACTCACAATTTATTTAATACACAATATAAGTGTGCAGGGGAGGGGGAGTGGTGTGATCCTTCGCTCAGTGCGAGCGTGCTCGAGTGTCCCAGTGAGTGCAGTGTCCAACCCGTGGAATCCTTCACGTGGTTCTTTCTGTGGTGTCCTCGTGTTTTCCACACGGCAATGTCCAGATTGAGAAGGCGTCTCACAAACACAGTTCAGGCAGGCAGATGAGCGGGCAAGCAGACAAGCAGGCAGGGCAGCAAGGCACGGAGGGTTAAGCATGAACTGAAGAGGTTACTACAGGGACCAGGATCTACTAGTACCAACTAGCTGACCAAACGATCAGGCGACGGGTGAAtctgataacacacacagagcactgcACAGAGGGGGACATACATGAGGATCAAACAGACAgggacaaataaacaaaacacaaaaggagaagggagggcTGCCATGATGTGAATCATGACAATACTGTCTTATGATACAGTGTATAAGTCGAGTACTTTGAGCAGCATCATAACAACTGGAAGAAAGACTGTGTGTAACAACAAGAAGTCTACTCTGATCTCTGGTGTAAAGAACAGCACACACTCAGCCTTTATGTCTCAAAAGCCTCCAAAATAGCTCTAGGGCAACTTGACAAAGATATAGTGTGTAAACACTATATATTCTCTTAATTTCCTGTCTTGAGCTGTCTGTATGCTAAATGATTGAAGTTAGAACCTGACTGTTTTAGTGACATTATCTCCTCTTGTTTGCAGATGGAGTCTGAATCATCTATTGATGGCTGCTGTGACCCTGATGGTGATCCTGATGGTGATCCTGATGGCCTCCAGAACAGCTCCATGGCAACTCGTCACAGATTCCTTAAGAGTGTAAAAACTATATTATCAATTTATTTCCTGTCTTGAGATTTATGTTTATCCTAAATGATCGGAGTTAgtgacattttctcctcttgtttgcAGGTGGAGTCTGAATCATCCATTGATGGCTGCTGGGATCCTGATGGTGATCCTGATGGTGATCCTGATGGTGATCCTGATGGCGATCCTGATGGTGATCCTGTGGGAGATGATCCTAAATGCTATCATGGGGGCGATCTGGAGGGAGATTCTGAGGTTAATCCTGAGGGTGATGATGATTGATGATGAGGGCTCAAGTGTCTttagataacacttgttatgagttgacgctatacaaatacaattttttaattgaaaattgaaattgaaaagcTCCGCCCACATTGCAACTGTAACTGTAaatcatttacaataaaaataattattcaatCATAATTAAgattccttaaaggctttatatgcgattttttgatccagcagaagtcgcccttgagcaccagcatgaaaccaaaacaactcacgctgcattgttgtgttagcatgctaatgctagcgatctttattatgctcgtatcttcacactgcatgtaaatttacctgaaatgagcgtgatctagaaacacagttaagcagtgagtacagtatgttattcttcttttatctagtccctcaattaaacaacttttatacacgaggggaggagtcagccggccatcccggcgatgtaaacaaactgaagataggactctgaaaactctgaaaacatcacagacagtgggactcgggtgttacacccattgtagacagtcatgactcacagagttattttcagaggatatacttgatttatattacatttatgtgtgaaaaatcacatataaagactttaagagtgtAAAAACTATATTATCAATTTATTTCCTGTCTTGAGATTTCTGTTTATCCTAAATGATCGGAGTTAGtgacattttcttctcttgtttgcAGGTGGAGTGTGAATCATCCATTGATGGCTGCTGGGATCCTGATGGTGATCCTGATGGTGATCCTGAGGGCCATGATCCAGAGAGCGATCATCCAGAGGGAGATGATCCTGAAGGCGATCCTGATGGAGACCCTGAAGGGGATCCTAAATGCGATCATGGGGTTGATCTGGAGGGCGATCCTGAGGGGGATCCGGAGGGGGATCCGGAGGGTGACCCCGATGATGATCCTGATGGTGATCCTGATGGCCTCCAGAACAGCTCCATGGCAACTCGTCACAGATTCCTTAAGAGTGTAAAAACTATATTATCAATTTATTTCCTGTCTTGAGATTTCTGTTTATCCTAAATGATCGGAGTTAgtgacattttctcctcttgtttgcAGGTGGAGTCTGAATCATCCATTGATGGCTGCTGGGATCCTGATGGTGATCCTGATGGTGATCCTGATGGTGATCCTGATGGCGATCCGGATGGCCATGATCCTGAGGGTCATGATCCTGAGGGCCATGATCCTGATGGCGATGATCCAGAGGGAGATGATCCTGAAGTGGATCCTGAATGCGATCATGGGATTGATCATGGGGGAGATCTGGAGGGAGATCTTGAGGGTGatgatgattgatgatgatgaagatgatgatggtgattaggcttattattattatttattgattttagatGATAGACAAGTCCagtacaaaatgtatttttaacttAACAACCTGTAtttgtgaagtgtttgtgcCTGTGGATGACTCATCTTCATCTACCTTGGTCACTAATATCATTGACcctgtaatgacaataaaaccATCATAAAACAGACTCATGTATATTTGGTGTCAATGTTAAactacataaagaaaagaaaaataattaaatgcattttatgCTATTACTACTTATAACAATGTAGTAATAATaactaaaataatataaaataatactaTGACTGACTATAACTGCAAAAAGTGTTGAATGAATATCAGCTTGCAGAAATCGTAAAGCTACAACATGCAAGAACTGTCAACtccttttttgtatgttttttcacaataatgggtaaaatatgtaattttaaatcattaaacttttttatttaattatggaaggcatctcacAACCCTCTCCTGGATCTGCAATAAGTATCAaggttaaatgttttaatttaacacagtagtaaaaataaagttttggtGCTCTGATTTAAAAGTCAGGGATTATTTTAAATTCTCAGACCTGGTGCTGTGTGTCGTATaactgcagatgtgattgaagATTTTTTCATCCTGTTCAGTTGCTCTTTCCTGTGTTTTGACCTTTGTTGACAAAAGGACAGCATCTTAAAATCTTCTCTCATTCtcaataattaaaacaaaatggagCAGCAGTAGCTGAGTCTAAAGGGATTTGGGTTGTTATCCAAAAGTTTGCCAGTTCATGTCCTGGTACAGAGTTAGTGTGGAGTTGAGACTGGCTGCTGGAGAGAGGCCAGTTCACCTACTGAGCTGAGGTACCCTCAAGGTCAGATGTTCAGGGTGGAAATCCATGTGAACTGATTACATACAGTAGTTCAATATACGCCATAGGAGGGgtattcaattcaaattcaaagagTTCTTCAAGAAAATTCCCTCAAGCATAGATCTGGActttcttaaaggggacatattatgaaaaatccacttttacactggtttttttttaacatatattttggtaacctgagtgtctactgacccacaaaatgttaaataaacccatccagtcctttgtttgtggtctgcataagtcttacaacaccgAAGAAAATGCTCCgtttttgctctccttgtgatgtcacagtgggattctggaaaaaaaaatatataccctcccctcccctgatatctccacccatgggctccacccccagcctagagcaaaacttttgtgcaggtccaccatt
Coding sequences within:
- the LOC132978648 gene encoding uncharacterized protein LOC132978648, whose amino-acid sequence is MAAVTLMVILMVILMASRTAPWQLVTDSLRVWSLNHPLMAAGILMVILMVILMVILMAILMVILWEMILNAIMGAIWREILRWSVNHPLMAAGILMVILMVILRAMIQRAIIQREMILKAILMETLKGILNAIMGLIWRAILRGIRRGIRRVTPMMILMVILMASRTAPWQLVTDSLRVWSLNHPLMAAGILMVILMVILMVILMAIRMAMILRVMILRAMILMAMIQREMILKWILNAIMGLIMGEIWREILRVMMIDDDEDDDGD